Genomic segment of Gammaproteobacteria bacterium:
GATTGTTGCCGCTCGCGCCAAAAAGCTTAATCCATTTGTCACTGGCTTTGGTCCGCACAGCAGGATATTCAATCTGTTTAACACCAGATAAATACTGCCCAGTTAACGATTCCGGAGTATCAATAATGTCTTGGTAACTGCCTTGTGCGATAATTTCGCCGCCGTGAACACCAGCGCCGGGGCCAATGTCGATAATGTAATCGGCACTGCGAATAGCGTCTTCATCGTGCTCGACCACAATCACGGTATTGCCAAGATCACGTAAATGATTAAGCGTTTTTAACAAGCGTTCGTTATCGCGTTGATGTAAACCAATCGAAGGTTCGTCAAGCACATACATTACGCCGACTAATCCTGCGCCAATTTGGCTGGCCAAACGGATCCGCTGTGCTTCACCGCCCGATAAAGTGTCGGCGCCGCGTGATAGGCTCAGATAATTCAAACCAACATTAACTAAAAATCCGAGTCGGTCATGAATTTCTTTTAAGATTTTTTCAGCGATTTTGGCCCGTTGACCACTAAATTCAAGTTGTTCAAAATAATCGAAACATTCGCCAATCGAATATTCTGTTATTTCGGGCAGGTTAACTTTGCCAATAAAGACATTGCGCGCCTCTAAACGTAAGCGGCTGCCATTACAACTTGGACAAGATTGCTGATTAAGGTATTTAGCCAGCTCTTCCCGGACTGAATTCGATTCAGTCTCGCGGTAGCGGCGATCCATGTTATTAATAATCCCTTCAAAGGGATGATTACGAATAACCACATCACCACGGTCATTCATGTACTTAAACTCAAGAGATTTATTGCCGCTGCCGTATAACACCAGATCTTTATGTTCTTGAGGCAGTGAAGCGTATGGTACTTCTAAATCGAATCCGTAGTGCTCGCTTAGTGAACTTAGCATTTGAAAGTAATAAAAATTGCGACGATCCCAGCCGCGGATCGCGCCACCGCCTAAACTGAGTTCGTCGTTAACAATCAATCGCTGTGGATCAAAAAATTGTTTAATGCCTAAGCCGTCACAGCTGCCACAAGCACCAGCCGGGTTATTAAACGAAAATAATCGCGGCTCAAGTTCTGCCATTGAATAACCACAATGAGAACAGGCAAAATTAGCTGAAAACAAAACAGGTTCAATGTCACTGTCGTCATCCATCGCGACAATGCTTGCGACGCCACCCGACAAATCGAGCGCCGTTTCAAATGACTCGGCTAAACGCTGTTGTAAATCATCACGCACTTTAAAACGGTCAACCACCACTTCAATATCGTGCTTTTTTTGCAGTTCCAGTTTCGGTGGATCGCTTAAATCGCATACTTCGCCATCAATGCGAGCACGAATAAAGCCTTGAGCGGCCAAGTTATCTAATAATTTGGCATGTTCACCTTTACGTTGTTGGACCACAGGTGC
This window contains:
- the uvrA gene encoding excinuclease ABC subunit UvrA — protein: MRVNNIEIRGARTHNLKNINLTIPRDKLVVITGLSGSGKSSLAFDTLYAEGQRRYVESLSAYARQFLSLMEKPDVDSIEGLSPAISIEQKSTSHNPRSTVGTITEIHDYLRLLFARVGEPRCPTHDTPLAAQTVSQMVDKVLSLPEGSKLMLLAPVVQQRKGEHAKLLDNLAAQGFIRARIDGEVCDLSDPPKLELQKKHDIEVVVDRFKVRDDLQQRLAESFETALDLSGGVASIVAMDDDSDIEPVLFSANFACSHCGYSMAELEPRLFSFNNPAGACGSCDGLGIKQFFDPQRLIVNDELSLGGGAIRGWDRRNFYYFQMLSSLSEHYGFDLEVPYASLPQEHKDLVLYGSGNKSLEFKYMNDRGDVVIRNHPFEGIINNMDRRYRETESNSVREELAKYLNQQSCPSCNGSRLRLEARNVFIGKVNLPEITEYSIGECFDYFEQLEFSGQRAKIAEKILKEIHDRLGFLVNVGLNYLSLSRGADTLSGGEAQRIRLASQIGAGLVGVMYVLDEPSIGLHQRDNERLLKTLNHLRDLGNTVIVVEHDEDAIRSADYIIDIGPGAGVHGGEIIAQGSYQDIIDTPESLTGQYLSGVKQIEYPAVRTKASDKWIKLFGASGNNLKSVDLAIPNGLFTCITGVSGSGKSTLINDTFYRIAHLALNKAVNDEPAPYDRIEGLDNCDKVVDIDQSPIGRTPRSNPATYTGIFTPIRELFAATQESRSRGYKPGRFSFNVKGGRCESCQGDGLIKVEMHFLPDVYVPCDVCSSKRYNRETLEILYKGKSIHQVLEMTVEDANVFFKPVPAISRKLQTLMDVGLSYIKLGQSAITLSGGEAQRVKLAKELSKRDTGQTLYILDEPTTGLHFKDIQMLLDVLHRLRDHGNTIVVIEHNLDVIKTADWVIDLGPEGGAGGGQILCTGTPEEIAQHPTSHTARFLKPLV